The proteins below come from a single Aspergillus oryzae RIB40 DNA, chromosome 5 genomic window:
- a CDS encoding ESCRT-III subunit protein DID4 (vacuolar assembly/sorting protein DID4), producing the protein MNVIEWAFGKRMTPAERLRKHQRALDRTQRELDRERTKLENQEKKLVQDIKKSAKNGQIGACKIQAKDLVRTRRYTCHATSLYMSGYELMDIAGSRYIQKFYQMRTQLQAISLRIQTVRSNEQMMQSMKGATMLLGSMNRQMNLPALQRIAMEFERENDIMDQRQEMMDDAIDEATGMEGEDEDSEDIVKEVLDEIGVDLSQALGETPTDIQKTAVGETRVAQPVGAGGSSADDDLQARLDSLRR; encoded by the exons ATGAAT GTTATCGAGTGGGCATTTGGAAAGCGCATGACACCAGCAGAGCGCCTGCGCAAACATCAAAGGGCTCTGGACCGAACACAGCGCGAATTAGACCGGGAGCGAACCAAGCTGGAaaatcaagagaagaagctggtGCAAGACATCAAGAAGAGTGCCAAGAATGGCCAGATTGGAGCCTGCAAGATCCAGGCCAAGGACCTAGTCAGGACGAGACGGTATACATGCCATGCAACATCGCTCTATATGTCAGGTTATGAGCTAATGGATATTGCCGGATCTAGGTACATCCAGAAATTCTATCAAATGCGAACACAACTCCAAGCGATTTCTCTTCGTATTCAG ACCGTTCGCAGCAACGAGCAGATGATGCAGTCAATGAAAGGCGCCACAATGTTACTGGGTAGTATGAACCGACAAATGAACCTCCCTGCGCTGCAACGAATTGCTATGGAATTTGAACGAGAAAATGATATAATGGATCAGCGACAAGAAATGATGGACGACGCTATTGACGAAGCAACTGGAatggagggagaggatgaagatagtgAAGATATTGTCAAGGAAGTCTTGGATGAAATAGGTGTAGATCTCAGTCAGGCG CTGGGCGAGACGCCAACCGACATACAGAAGACTGCAGTCGGCGAGACTCGAGTCGCCCAACCAGTTGGCGCTGGGGGGAGCTCAGCTGATGACGATCTACAAGCCAGGCTGGACAGCCTTCGACGGTGA
- a CDS encoding BRCT domain protein (nucleotide excision repair factor NEF2, RAD4/CUT5 component), whose amino-acid sequence MAEKGASNKEHPLAGVVLCFTSILPEQRTELATIARQMGATLKLDLTSDVTHLIVGEINTAKYKFVARERADVTVLKPEWVEAVRQSWMQGEDTDVRGLEEQYKFPTFAGLCICITGFEDMAFRNYIQDTAIVHGAEFRKDLTKQVTHLVARDTESQKYKFATQWNIKVVTVKWFTDSIERGMVLEETLYHPLVPEEQQGAGAWNRAQPTPREKDPGNESSSNPRPRKLRRIASAKLVDQNEGIWGDIVGTGSRGSQQKDDSQLLAKRASMVQEAKSFASETTFAEAFEQGNDKIQKPRQKSSETTSHRDGFLDGCYFFIHGFSSKQVCLCAQIIFLLLHLIKLQTNVLRQHLSFNGAQLVGSLSEFSRPDIPKRGHGLYTIVPYKMPRAQVPSTDDLAFECEIVTDMWLERCLDAKALVPPESHIANTPIPRIPIPGLDGMKICSTGVSRIDLLHLSKLVGLIGATYNEYLTPTASVLLCNDPGSANQEKLRHTYEWNVPAVTVDWLWTTIQKAQKQPFEPFLIRKPISESSRDPEKRAGSRPEQKEQSQEPNKRNNAIKSQSHPNHLQTNKLIRQTSRESDKAPSRHSTPLQEKSEILQKEPTIRESPTKEPSQQHAAYISPRKRPASEQTTDPTSLTAIETTLSGFLQQARAANSRSTSDTGENGDRPRSRRRKPLLGRAPSHASVRSTEHKGFSRASSIDTLNEDGCGSAIDSVNTDGIPSLVNSGRFDFLEGDRINEEEESETPPMTQLNYEDPDAVAMREKFLNQAGKLVEKKPANQDFIVGEVKELENVGWGSGRRTRNAGKVAEDNTF is encoded by the exons ATGGCAGAGAAGGGTGCCTCAA ACAAGGAGCATCCTCTTGCGGGGGTGGTCCTGTGCTTCACGTCCATTCTACCAGAACAACGG ACGGAGCTGGCTACAATCGCGCGCCAGATGGGAGCGACTCTCAAACTTGACCTAACCTCCGATGTTACCCATTTGATTGTCGGCGAGATCAATACCGCGAAATACAAATTCGTCGCACGAGAACGAGCGGATGTGACTGTCCTCAAGCCCGAGTGGGTAGAAGCGGTCCGCCAATCATGGATGCAGGGAGAGGATACAGACGTTCGAGGTCTGGAAGAACAATACAAATTCCCGACATTTGCCGGATTGTGTATATGTATAACAGGGTTCGAGGACA TGGCATTTCGAAACTATATCCAAGACACAGCCATTGTACATGGAGCCGAGTTCAGAAAAGATCTTACGAAACAAGTCACCCATCTTGTCGCACGAGATACGGAGAGCCAGAAGTACAAGTTTGCGACGCAATGGAACATCAAGGTCGTTACTGTGAAATGGTTCACCGACAGTATAGAGCGTGGAATGGTCCTGGAGGAAACATTATATCACCCGCTTGTGCCGGAAGAGCAGCAGGGTGCGGGGGCCTGGAATCGCGCACAGCCCACTCCGCGGGAGAAAGACCCGGGTAATGAGAGTTCGTCGAATCCTCGCCCTAGAAAGTTGCGCCGCATCGCAAGTGCCAAATTGGTAGACCAGAACGAAGGGATCTGGGGTGATATCGTAGGCACAGGCTCCAGAGGAAGTCAACAGAAAGACGATAGTCAGTTGCTCGCTAAGCGCGCATCTATGGTTCAAGAGGCCAAGTCGTTCGCTAGTGAAACTACCTTTGCAGAAGCCTTTGAGCAGGGCAATGATAAGATCCAAAAGCCTCGTCAGAAATCCTCAGAAACGACCAGCCACCGTGATGGCTTTTTGGACGGTTGttatttcttcattcatGGATTCTCTTCAAAGCAGGTTTGTTTGTGTGCGCAAATAATTTTTTTGTTATTGCATCTGATCAAGTTACAGACGAATGTCCTCCGCCAACATCTCTCGTTCAATGGAGCCCAGTTGGTCGGCTCATTGAGCGAATTCTCTCGGCCGGACATTCCTAAGAGAGGCCATGGTCTTTACACAATTGTCCCCTACAAGATGCCTCGAGCCCAGGTTCCCTCCACAGATGATCTAGCATTCGAATGTGAAATTGTAACCGATATGTGGTTGGAAAGATGCCTTGATGCCAAGGCTCTAGTACCCCCAGAATCACACATTGCGAACACCCCAATCCCTCGAATCCCTATCCCTG GGCTCGACGGTATGAAAATCTGCTCTACAGGTGTATCTCGTATAGATCTTCTACATCTATCGAAACTCGTAGGTCTTATTG GGGCAACCTATAATGAGTACCTGACACCAACTGCATCTGTTTTGTTATGTAATGATCCTGGTTCTGCAAATCAAGAAAAGCTAAGGCATACGTATGAATGGAACGTTCCCGCAGTCACCGTCGATTGGCTATGGACCACCATTCAAAAAGCACAGAAACAGCCATTCGAGCCTTTTCTAATTCGCAAACCAATCTCAGAAAGCAGTCGAGACCCGGAAAAGCGAGCTGGCTCTCGCCCGGAGCAAAAGGAACAGTCCCAGGAGCCTAACAAACGCAACAACGCAATCAAATCTCAATCCCACCCAAATCACCTTCAAACGAACAAACTCATTAGACAAACATCAAGGGAATCAGACAAAGCCCCCTCGCGCCATTCAACACCGCTACAGGAGAAGTCCGAAATCCTGCAAAAAGAACCCACCATAAGGGAATCCCCCACAAAAGAACCAAGCCAACAACATGCAGCATACATATCACCAAGGAAGCGTCCAGCCTCAGAACAAACAACAGATCCAACCTCCCTAACCGCAATCGAAACAACGCTGAGCGGATTCCTCCAGCAGGCACGAGCAGCAAACTCGCGCTCCACATCAGACACAGGAGAGAACGGCGACCGGCCGCGTTCAAGGCGCAGAAAGCCTCTTCTTGGAAGAGCGCCCTCTCATGCCTCCGTTCGCTCTACCGAACATAAAGGGTTCTCTCGCGCTAGCTCAATCGACACTCTGAATGAAGATGGCTGCGGAAGTGCAATAGACAGCGTCAATACAGACGGGATACCGTCCCTTGTGAACAGCGGGAGATTCGATTTCCTCGAAGGAGACCGTAttaatgaagaagaggagtcTGAAACACCTCCAATGACACAATTAAACTACGAAGACCCGGATGCTGTCGCAATGCGCGAGAAATTCCTCAACCAGGCAGGCAAACTCGTCGAAAAGAAGCCTGCGAATCAGGACTTCATTGTGGGTGAAGTTAAGGAACTCGAAAACGTGGGTTGGGGGTCTGGTCGGAGAACGAGAAATGCAGGCAAGGTTGCGGAGGATAATACTTTTTAG
- a CDS encoding uncharacterized protein (DNA helicase PIF1/RRM3): MANASGSALGSLHSAVYFDENDFDDDLDLDSEESEPVIPPPKIVRPNNEQQIPFHGTNPTTLATHTNKPAQVSTPAMKNDDLEIKYPELPPIPDDDPVPSSSIPVPWSSSPPSHFQKPTSSRTLPWLKKEEPTPAVQYKKPETPVRSKSTAIWNKSASAIKEEQKELRRQYKSQKSESVQHRPRAKIAPLFLSDEQKHVLNAVVEQGKSIFFTGSAGTGKSVLMREIIKKLRDKYRREPDRVAVTASTGLAACNIEGVTLHSFAGIGNNGRPFGGIQLVVTGDFFQLPPVPDGSTREAKFAFSAATWNTSIQHTILLTTVFRQADPDFANMLNEMRLGKLSQRTIDTFQQLQRPLDFHDSLEATEL; this comes from the exons ATGGCCAATGCCAGCGGATCTGCCTTAGGGTCTTTGCACAGCGCCGTATACTTCGATGAGAATGATTTCGATGATGATCTCGATTTGGATAGCGAAGAGTCAGAACCAGTTATACCACCGCCAAAAATTGTGAGGCCGAATAATGAGCAACAGATACCATTTCACGGTACAAACCCAACTACCTTGGCGACGCATACGAACAAGCCGGCTCAAGTATCAACGCCTGCGATGAAGAATGACGACTTGGAGATAAAATACCCTGAGTTGCCTCCAATTCCTGACGATGATCCGGTGCCATCCAGCAGTATACCAGTTCCTTGGtcctcatcaccaccctCTCACTTTCAGAAACCTACCAGTTCACGAACTCTGCCGTGGCTTAAGAAAGAGGAGCCGACGCCAGCAGTACAGTACAAGAAGCCAGAAACGCCTGTGCGCTCTAAATCTACTGCCATATGGAACAAATCGGCGAGCGCaatcaaggaggaacaaAAGGAACTACGCCGACAGTATAAGAGTCAGAAGTCCGAATCTGTGCAACATCGCCCACGTGCTAAGATAGCGCCTTTATTTCTCAGTGATGAACAAAAGCACGTACTTAATGCCGTTGTTGAACAAGGGAAGAGTATATTCTTCACCGGTTCCGCCGGAACTGGAAAATCAGTTCTTATGAGAGAAATCATAAAGAAACTTCGCGACAAATACAGGAGAGAACCTGACAGAGTGGCAGTGACTGCTTCGACGGGTCTTGCTGCTTGTAACATCGAGGGTGTCACCCTCCATAGCTTCGCAGGTATAGG AAACAACGGCCGTCCTTTCGGCGGTATTCAGCTTGTCGTCACTGGAGACTTCTTCCAATTGCCTCCGGTCCCTGATGGCAGTACTCGAGAGGCGAAGTTTGCGTTCTCTGCTGCTACCTGGAACACCTCTATACAGCACACAATCCTCTTGACCACCGTTTTCCGTCAAGCAGACCCGGATTTTGCCAACATGCTCAATGAAATGAGACTTGGAAAGCTCAGTCAGCGGACAATCGATACCTTTCAACAACTACAACGGCCACTTGACTTTCATGATTCTCTTGAAGCTACGGAGCTGTAA
- a CDS encoding mitofusin (mitofusin 1 GTPase, involved in mitochondrila biogenesis) translates to MSQEYFPGNGGSSAGEGSSRHPPQQEASEYPFFPNAPPAYMTVGNGSTSESATALMASLNRDSGYGDSIASGSVRDGDAGGDWRTDMMVDRPTPMHTPTLPGQWNPAAEHERQVVASHVHQLLYNSNRTKLGRAITRTLETLKDLQDMNRQWPAHYPSVRDAPDYPSDRPALRQAQSFFDDGDIQQGDFKPGPIRRAATVSNSGDLAAAESSAAAERRPAPEPRLMTPQIAQEFSILKLDLKLGALSQVELVHSLEKASIASLLDGKISQSVKHLLSLRDRIEDTSSKVLITGDLNAGKSTFCNALLRRKVLPEDQQPCTSIFCEVLDARENSGVEEVHAVHKDVDYNRNDESTYDVYPLTELENIVIDNSKYMQCKVYVKDVRTIDESLLNNGVVDIALIDAPGLNSDSLKTTAVFARQEEIDVVVFVVSAANHFTLSAKDFIHNAAKEKAYMFIVVNGFDQIRDKQRCERMILDQINKLSPRTYKESAELVHFVSSNAVPVAPPMSVESSGSGGGGGFDSDGDDDDDDSKPKGKGKDKGKEKQKIQDFENLESSLRRFVLEKRSRSKLAPARTYLLNLLGDLNSLASVNRDIAQSELKRVTEELAELEPAYEGGQKKKIELDVQVEKNIDDSCEDVYNHTRSTLSDTIARVSEADLGVEYPGIFSAFQYAEDLKLAMLEQISAAASACEDYARVKTVDGVEAIQKIGLLHVGDKFAPLNFRADMMFRRSRRHTFAKQVDTEVELLDFFDIAGIWERQEKVAGTGMAMTAVTVLGGRLFGGISWVDSAFSAAKFLGPNNLRRLLVPGIVAAAALTAAYVLSTIPTTLPPRLSRKIAAALEEKDYVHSNATRISTEVRRVLRIPANNLQASLAQDIEDLGRRKQEVSKTKVESENASKYFSNLFRESGENRRSVENIDLDGPLPGAMGSHEP, encoded by the exons ATGAGTCAGGAGTATTTTCCCGGCAACGGCGGTTCTTCTGCCGGTGAGGGTTCATCAAGACATCCTCCGCAGCAGGAAGCGTCCGAGTACCCTTTCTTCCCGAACGCCCCGCCCGCGTACATGACCGTTGGAAATGGTTCGACCTCGGAGAGCGCTACGGCTTTGATGGCATCATTGAACAGAGACTCGGGTTATGGTGACAGTATCGCGAGTGGCAGTGTGAGAGATGGTGATGCGGGTGGCGACTGGAGAACAGATATGATGGTGGATAGACCGACCCCGATGCATACTCCAACACTCCCGGGACAGTGGAATCCAGCAG CGGAACATGAACGGCAGGTTGTGGCGAGCCATGTTCACCAGCTACTCTA CAACTCCAACAGGACGAAACTCGGACGCGCTATTACACGGACTCTCGAGACCTTGAAGGACCTCCAGGATATGAACCGTCAGTGGCCTGCCCACTACCCGTCGGTACGAGATGCTCCGGATTATCCCTCAGACAGACCCGCCTTGCGCCAAGCACAGTCATTCTTCGACGATGGGGATATTCAACAGGGTGATTTTAAACCTGGACCTATTAGACGAGCAGCTACAGTATCAAATAGCGGCGACCTGGCTGCTGCGGAGTCAAGTGCAGCTGCGGAGCGTCGGCCAGCGCCAGAGCCGAGATTGATGACCCCGCAGATAGCGCAAGaattttctattttgaaACTAGACTTGAAGCTGGGTGCTCTGTCTCAGGTGGAATTGGTACATTCGTTGGAAAAGGCCTCTATTGCGTCTCTTTTGGACGGAAAGATCAGCCAGAGTGTCAAACACCTTCTCTCATTGCGCGACAGGATCGAAGATACCTCAAGCAAGGTTCTGATCACGGGTGACCTTAATGCAGGAAAGTCGACTTTCTGTAATGCTCTGCTGCGTCGCAAGGTGCTGCCCGAAGACCAGCAACCTTGCACCAGCATTTTCTGTGAGGTTCTCGATGCGCGGGAGAACAGCGGAGTCGAGGAGGTGCATGCAGTCCACAAGGATGTGGATTATAATCGCAACGATGAGAGCACATACGACGTGTATCCCTTGACTGAACTCGAGAATATTGTGATCGACAACTCCAAATACATGCAATGCAAAGTCTACGTTAAGGACGTACGAACCATTGACGAGTCTCTACTGAATAATGGGGTCGTCGATATTGCTCTGATTGATGCCCCCGGTTTGAATTCCGATTCCTTGAAAACAACCGCTGTTTTTGCTCGgcaggaagagatcgatgttgttgtgtttgtCGTTTCCGCTGCCAATCATTTCACGCTCTCGGCCAAGGATTTCATTCACAACgcggcaaaggaaaaagccTATATGTTTATCGTTGTCAACGGGTTCGATCAGATTCGCGACAAGCAACGGTGTGAGCGAATGATTCTCGACCAGATAAATAAGCTTAGCCCTCGTACGTACAAGGAATCTGCAGAACTCGTTCATTTCGTATCAAGCAatgctgttcctgttgcgCCTCCCATGTCTGTGGAAAGCTCTGGTTCCGGTGGCGGCGGGGGCTTTGATTCTGACggggatgacgatgacgacgataGTAAAcccaaaggcaaaggaaaagacaaagggaaggaaaagcagaagatccAAGATTTCGAAAACCTTGAAAGCTCTCTGCGACGATTTGTTCTCGAAAAGCGTTCTCGCTCGAAGCTCGCCCCTGCCAGGACTTATCTTCTCAATTTGCTTGGGGATTTGAACTCACTGGCCTCTGTCAATCGCGACATTGCCCAGTCCGAACTCAAGCGTGTCACAGAAGAATTGGCAGAGCTCGAACCAGCTTATGAAGGcggccagaagaagaagatagagCTCGACGTGCAGGTTGAGAAAAACATCGACGATTCATGCGAAGATGTCTACAACCATACGCGGTCGACCTTGTCGGATACTATTGCTCGCGTATCGGAGGCTGATTTGGGCGTTGAATATCCCGGTATCTTCTCTGCATTCCAGTATGCGGAAGATTTGAAGTTAGCCATGCTGGAGCAAATATCCGCCGCAGCCTCGGCTTGCGAGGACTATGCGCGCGTAAAGACAGTAGACGGTGTAGAAGCCATTCAAAAGATTGGCCTTCTTCACGTTGGAGACAAATTCGCACCCTTGAATTTCCGTGCCGATATGATGTTCCGCCGTAGTCGACGCCATACTTTTGCCAAACAAGTTGACACCGAAGTCGAACTATTGGATTTCTTCGACATTGCTGGCATTTGGGAGCGTCAAGAGAAGGTGGCCGGAACAGGAATGGCCATGACGGCTGTCACTGTCCTCGGAGGCAGACTCTTCGGCGGTATCAGCTGGGTTGACAGCGCGTTTAGTGCAGCTAAGTTCCTTGGTCCCAACAACTTGCGACGCCTCCTGGTTCCGGGTATAGTTGCGGCTG CTGCTTTAACTGCTGCATACGTACTTTCTACAATTCCCACCACACTCCCTCCTCGCCTCTCACGCAAGATCGCCGCTGctcttgaagagaaagacTACGTACATTCGAACGCTACTCGGATCTCGACTGAAGTCCGGCGAGTTCTCCGTATCCCGGCCAACAATCTCCAAGCCAGTCTCGCCCAGGACATCGAAGACCTCGGAAGACGCAAGCAAGAAGTTAGCAAGACCAAGGTTGAAAGTGAGAATGCAAGCAAGTACTTCTCCAACCTCTTCCGCGAAAGTGGTGAGAACAGAAGGTCTGTAGAGAACATAGACCTTGATGGCCCACTGCCGGGTGCAATGGGTTCCCATGAGCCATGA